One Intestinimonas butyriciproducens genomic window, GGCGGGCTATACCCCCATGGTCCAGCGGCTCCTCACCCCTGTGGTGTTCACTCCCGCCCCCGAGGAGGGGGCGGCGCTCCTCCAAAACCTGGATGTCCTATCCGCCTTTGGGTTTGAGTGCGAGGATTTCGGCGGCGGCGCCGTTCTGGTCCGCCAGTGCCCGGACTATGTGGACGCCGGAGACGTGGAGGCCACCCTCCTGGAGCTGGCCGGTACCCTGGCCGAGGGGGGGCGGGCCGACCCCGACGGGGCCCGGGACGCCCTGATGGCCACCATGTCCTGCAAGGCGGCCATCAAAGGGGGGCAGAAAAACGGCCCCGAGGAGCTGCGGCGGGTGGCCGAGGCGGTGATGAGCGGTGCCGTCAAGTACTGCCCCCACGGCCGCCCCGTGGCCGTTGAGCTCACCCGGAACCAGTTGGAGAAGCTCTTCAAGCGAGCATGATCCGGAAGAGCCGGCCCGCCGTCTGCATGCCCTGCCGGAAGGCGGCGCGGCAGCGCAGTTCGGAGAGCTCTTCGGCGGCGTTCCGGACCTTCTCCGCTATGTCAAGGAGGGCTGGCATGTTCACAAAAAAATGTTTGGGGAACGATTTCGCCGGCTTCGGAAGGAAAAAGGAGAAGCGCAGACGGCCATCGCGCAGGTCTTGGGGGTGACTGTGACCCAAATCAGCGATATGGAAAATGGGAAGACCATGACGACGCTGGAAAAGCTTACAATCATTTGCCAGCACTATCATGTCTCGGCAGACTATCTGCTGGGCCTGACCGACGATCCGGCGCCCCACGGGAGAAAAGAACCATAGGAGGAGATGGGAGTGGCCCTGAACATCCTTGTCATCTGCGGCCCGACCGCCTCGGGCAAGACCGCCCTGGCGGTGGAGCTGGCCCTGCTGCTGGGAGGCGAGGTGGTCTCCGCCGACTCCATGCAGATCTACCGCGGCATGGACATCGGCACCGCCAAGCCCACCCCGGAGGAGATGCGGGGGGTGCCCCACCACATGCTGGACGTGGCCGACCCGGCGGAGGACTATTCCGTGGCCCGGTATGTCCGGGCGGCCTCTGCCTGTGTGGACGACATCCTCTCCCGGGGGCGGCTGCCCATTGTGGCCGGGGGCACCGGGCTCTACATCGACAACCTGGTGGCCGGACGGGAATTTGCCTCCTTTACGGGCCGGTGGCGGGAGCGTCTCCAGGCCAGGGCACGGGAGGAGGGCCTGCCTGTCCTCTATGAGGAGCTGCGGCGGGTGGACCCCCAGCGGGCGGAGCGGCTCCCCCTCAGCGATGAAAAGCGCATTCTCCGGGCTCTGGAGGTCTGGTACGAGACTGGGGAGACCATCACCGACCACGACCGCCGGACCGCCCAGCTTCCCCCCAGGTACCGCGCCCTGCGGATCGGCCTGGACTTCGCCCAGCGCCCCGACCTGTGGGCGCGCATTGACGCCCGGGTGGACGAGATGATGGACCGGGGGCTGGAGGGGGAGGTCCGCAGGCTGCTCTCCGCCGGTGTGCCGGAGGGCTGTACGGCCATGCAGGCCATCGGCTATAAGGAGTTTGCCGCCGCCCTTCGGGGGGAGGAGCCCCTGTCCGACGCGGTGGCGGCGGTGAAGCTCCGCTCCCGGCAGTACGCCAAGCGGCAGCGCACCTGGTTCCGGCGGAACCGGGATACGAACTGGATCTTTTGGGAAAAATCGCCCGACCTTGCAGCGGCGCGACAGAAAGCGACAGCATTTCTGGAAGATTTTGGATTATCATAGGTGCATTCCAATAGATAGAGGAGTGTACATAGACTATGCAGAACAAAATCAATCTCCAGGACAACTTTCTCACCCGCGCCCGCCGGGGCAAGCTGAACGTAACGGTCTTTTTGATGAACGGCTACCAGCTCCGGGGGGTCATCGCCGGATTCGACCCCTTTGTGGTGGTGCTCATGACCGACAACAAGCAGCAGGTCATCTACAAGCACGCCATCTCCACCATCGTGCCCGAGCGGGCCCTGGAACTGGAGGCGGCGGTGGACTGAGGACCTGCGGAGATCGATAAGAGGGTTTTCTACGTATGAAGCAAGGCACCGTTCTCACCCGCGCCGTCATGCTGCTGCTCTTTGCCGTGGTGTGCGCTTATTTCGCGGTGGCCGCCTGGCAGAGCTTTCACCAGAGCGAGTACACCATGGCCACCTACGCCTACACGGTGGACGACGCCGTGGAGGCCACCGGGCTCCTGGTGCGGCAGGAGGAGGTCATTCTCTCCGGGCAGGCGGCGGCCATCGTGAATGTGATCCCCGACCAGGGGGAAAAGGTGAACGCGGGGGGAACGGTCGCCTATCTCTATCGGGACGAGGCGGCCTTGGAGCGCAAGCGGGAGCTGCGGACCCTGGAGCTGGAGCGGGAACAGCTCATCTACTCCCTCCAGCGGGGGGACACGGGCTGGGACAACGCCCGGCTGGACCAGAGCATCGTGGACGCGATGGTAGGGCTCAAGACCTCCGCCGCCTATGGGGATCTCACCGGCCTGGAGGACCAGGTCCTCTCCTTCAAGAGCCTGGTCATCCGGCGGGGGGCCTCCTCCGCCGGCGGCACGGCGGACATCCAGGCCAAGGTGGAGGAGATCGACGCCCAGCGCGCGGCGCTCCAGGCCGCGGCGGGACAGGACACCACCCCCATCCGGGTGGACAAGTCCGGCAGCTTTTCCGCCGTGGCGGACGGGTACGAGGCCCTGCTCACGCCGGATATGCTCTCCACCCTCACCGTCTCCGATCTGACCGCGCTGCTGGTCCGGAAACCGGAGGCGCCGGAGGGCGCGGTGGGAAAGCTCATCACCAGCTCCACCTGGTACTTCACCGCCGCCCTGCCCGTAAAGACGGCGGAGCGGCTGGTGGAAGGGCGCTCCGTGAAGGTGCGCTTTTCCCGGGATTGGTCCGGCGAGGTGAGCATGACCATAGAGCGGGTGGGCGAGGAGGAGGACGGAAAGTGCCCGGTGGTGCTCTCGTCCAGCCGGAGCCTGGCGGATACCAGCCTTTTGCGGAAACAGACGGTGGACATCATATTCAGCAGCACCACCGGCATCCGCGTGCCCAAAAAGGCGGTGCGGGACGGACTGGTGACCTCCACCGACCCGGAGACACAGGCCGAGGTCACCACCCGGGTCATCGGAGTCTATGTCCTCACCGGCGCCCAGTCGGAATTCAAGCAGGTGGAGATCCTGGCGGACGACGGGGACTTTTATCTCGTCCGGGCCTCTCTGCCGGACAACCCCACCGAGCTTCAGATCAAAAAGGCCTTCCGGGCCGGGGACGAGGTGATCGTCTCCTCGGAAGAGATCTACGACGGCAAGGTCATCCTTGCCCCCAGATAGAGAATGGAGGGATCCTTATGTCGCCGTTGGCGGAAAACATTGCGAAGGTAAAGGAAGCGATCGTCCGGGCGGCCCGGGAGGCGGGCCGCGATCCGGCGGAGGTCACGCTGGTGGCAGCCACCAAGGTCCAGACATCGGACACCATCCGGGCGGCCATTGCCGCCGGGGTGACGGTCTGCGGGGAGAACCGGGTGCAGGAGCTCACCGGGCACCTGGACGATTACGCCTACGACGGGGCCCGGGTCC contains:
- a CDS encoding helix-turn-helix domain-containing protein yields the protein MFGERFRRLRKEKGEAQTAIAQVLGVTVTQISDMENGKTMTTLEKLTIICQHYHVSADYLLGLTDDPAPHGRKEP
- the miaA gene encoding tRNA (adenosine(37)-N6)-dimethylallyltransferase MiaA, with amino-acid sequence MGVALNILVICGPTASGKTALAVELALLLGGEVVSADSMQIYRGMDIGTAKPTPEEMRGVPHHMLDVADPAEDYSVARYVRAASACVDDILSRGRLPIVAGGTGLYIDNLVAGREFASFTGRWRERLQARAREEGLPVLYEELRRVDPQRAERLPLSDEKRILRALEVWYETGETITDHDRRTAQLPPRYRALRIGLDFAQRPDLWARIDARVDEMMDRGLEGEVRRLLSAGVPEGCTAMQAIGYKEFAAALRGEEPLSDAVAAVKLRSRQYAKRQRTWFRRNRDTNWIFWEKSPDLAAARQKATAFLEDFGLS
- a CDS encoding HlyD family efflux transporter periplasmic adaptor subunit, which gives rise to MKQGTVLTRAVMLLLFAVVCAYFAVAAWQSFHQSEYTMATYAYTVDDAVEATGLLVRQEEVILSGQAAAIVNVIPDQGEKVNAGGTVAYLYRDEAALERKRELRTLELEREQLIYSLQRGDTGWDNARLDQSIVDAMVGLKTSAAYGDLTGLEDQVLSFKSLVIRRGASSAGGTADIQAKVEEIDAQRAALQAAAGQDTTPIRVDKSGSFSAVADGYEALLTPDMLSTLTVSDLTALLVRKPEAPEGAVGKLITSSTWYFTAALPVKTAERLVEGRSVKVRFSRDWSGEVSMTIERVGEEEDGKCPVVLSSSRSLADTSLLRKQTVDIIFSSTTGIRVPKKAVRDGLVTSTDPETQAEVTTRVIGVYVLTGAQSEFKQVEILADDGDFYLVRASLPDNPTELQIKKAFRAGDEVIVSSEEIYDGKVILAPR
- the hfq gene encoding RNA chaperone Hfq, which produces MQNKINLQDNFLTRARRGKLNVTVFLMNGYQLRGVIAGFDPFVVVLMTDNKQQVIYKHAISTIVPERALELEAAVD